TCCAGACTATCTTCCTCCGACCATGATAAGCTCTGGCTACAGCCTGATCAAAAACATACTGCGAGGCACGCCATATATCCGGACCTGTCCCATCCCCTTCAATAAAAGGAATAATAGGAGTATCAGGAACTACCAGCGTATTATTTTGTACCGTTATCTTCTCTCCTTCCACAGGAACGGAAATTCTCTGATATGCCATCTCCTTCCTCCTTAAAAATTGCCCAATATGATGAAGCAAAAAGAGATTTTTTGCAAGAAAGCGAAAAGATGAGACTATTGTAAGGGTTGTTCCAGTAGATTCGAGAAAAACGTTTTTGAGATCAAGAAGACCTCTTTTTACCAAAAAGACAATGAAGCTCATCGTAGAACCTTTGTCTTTTGTCAAAAATTCCTCGTATCCCCAAAAAATGATCGTTTTGTAAAAATTGTGACAAATGCCTATTGACATTTTTGCTCGCAAAAGGTATGATAATATTGTCCTGAAAGGGAAAACTCTTTTTCTCCATTCACAAAGCTCGTTTTCCCTTAAGCGACAACAAGTGAAATCCCAAAATCTCTGGCTTGGCTAACTTTCCAGAAGATACAGGGACTTCCTGCTATAATTTTACAAAAGATACAAGAGACCACTATTCTAACCTATACAAAAAGGAGGAAGATATGAAAGAAAAACCTTTGTTGTTTACTTTTTTGGTGTTGAGTCTGACAGGATTGTCAATCACCTGGTCAAAGACAAATTACTCTCACCTTTTAGGACATCATTATGGCCTCTCAACGGCAGGGGGACTGTTTTACCGGCATTATGTGGGAACCAATTTTTCCTGGCAGGTAAGTTTTTACCCTATGTACATGAATGATCCTACGATTGCAAGCGAACCCTCTTTTCTTTTCTCTTTTGGAAACATGGAACAACTTTTCTTGCATTTTACCCAGCTTAACACCAGCTCTATGAAAGGGCAATTGTTTCTCTGGGCTGGAGGAAGTATCCAGTATCAAAAAGGGGGTTCTTATCCCAACTTGCAACATTTTACCCCAAAAATCCTCCAATTTGGGTTATCTTAAGCTCTTAACCCCTTGATTTTTATGAATATCGTTTCTGGAAATTAGTATGTAGTCCCTAAATAATAGTTTCTACTTGACATTACTGCCACTCCTATGCTATACTCTACTCATGTTCGTTAAACCTATATCCATACCTAACAGAAAGACTGGTAAACGGTATACCTACTACCGCCTCTGTGAGAGTTATCGCCTCGGTAATACTGTAAGACATAGAAATATTCTCAACCTTGGTAAGCTCGAAGAACTTCCTGATAGATCAGACCATAAAGTTCTTGCTGACAGGATTGAACAGATTGTTTACAAGAGGCCTTCCCTTTTTGTTTCACAGATACCTGAAAAGATAGAAAACCTTGCTCAGCATTATGCCAGAATTATCATAAACAAGGGGTTACTGGATATACCAAAGGAATCCCTAAGCACAGAGGCAGCAGATGAGGGTCTCATGACTATCAGGAGGTAGATGTAAACAGTCTTGAGCATAATGATGCTCGTGAGGTTGGTGCTGAGTGGTTATGCAGGCAGGCACTTGAGGAGTTAGGGTTATCGAGATATTTTCTGGGTGAATTGGGTGGGAAGATGGATTAAGATGGCGATGATATACATAACTGCCCGTGCGGTATTTCCTGCTTCTGAGCACAAGACAGAGGAATGGCTGAAGGAAAACAGTGGGTTAAGTGAACTTTATGGGGTAGAGCCTGGGCGTGTAAGCAGGCACCATCTTTACAAAGTGAGCCGAAAGCTTTATCAAGCCAAAGAGGAGATAGATCGATGGATGGCCAGACGCACTGGGGAGTTATTTACACCGCAAGACAAGATAATACTCTATGATCTAACGAATCTCTATTTTGAGGGGAGAAGAGGGATAGTGAGAAGGCGAGGTTTGGTCGGAGCAAAGAGAGGCGTAATGATGCAAAGCTTATGGCATTGGGATTGGTGACAGACACGATGGGTTTCATCCGATACAGCCATATCTATGAAGGAAACATCAGGGACAGTAAGACTTTGAAGAAGACTATTAAAGACATGGAGGAGCGATATCCTTCGGAGGGTCACTGTCCTGTGATAGTAATAGATGCAGGGATAGCCACTGAGGAGAATCTCAGGATGTTACGGAGCAAAAGAGGGACTATGTATGTGTATCCCTTGCGAAGATGAAAGACCGTCATATAGCTGAGATAGAGGAGAAGGGCAGAAGGCTTACAGACAGGAGAGGCAATGAGATTTTTGCCCAATGGGTAGAAGTTGAAGGATATGAAGACAGGTTTTGTATATAAAGAGCAAGGGGAAGGCGCTCAAAGAGCAGAGCATGGAAGAGGAACTCTCAAAGAGGTATGAAGAGGGGCTGGAGTCTATCAAGCGGGGGATAGAGAGGAAGGGAGGGATAAAGAGGATAGAGAAGGTATATGAGAGGCTTGGGAGGTTAAAAGAGAGATACCCCTCGGTGAACCGTCTGTACGAGGTGAAGATAAAGGAGAAGGATGGGATAGCGACGGAGATTAAGTGGAAGAGGGTGGAAGGAGTGAAGGTGCCTGGGGCATACTTTATCCGCACCACCCTCAAGGGGGAAGATGAAGAGACGATATGGAAGATATACAACACATTGAGGGAGATAGAGGGAACATTCAGGGTATTGAAGAGTGATCTGAAGATGAGACCAGTGTTTCATCAAAAAGACATCTATTCAGAGGCACACATCTATGGGAGTATCCTTGCGTATATGGTTGTAAACACCATAAGGCAAAAGCTCAAGGCGAAGGGGATAAGAGATGATTGGAGTAATATAGTCAGGAGGATGAACACGCAGAAGCTTATTACCAGTGAGATGAAGACGAGGACAGGGAGGACGATTTACATAAAGAAATGCAGTAAACCCATCGTTCGTGTAAGGGAGATATATCATGCCCTGAACTATAAGGAATGTCCCTTCTTTCAGAAAAAATCCGTGTTACCTAAAAGGGAGAATCGAAAAAATGAAAGCCTTGATACATCTTAGTTTTAGAGCATTAGGTTGCAAGTTGGGTTATGAAAATGGAGAATGGCATACAACCGAATCCTATAGATTTGCTCTTGGAGGAGGCCCGGGTATCGAGGTAATTCTTTATGACCACTTTGTTTATACCCTCGGGGGAGGATATGCTTTCTTTGCGGTATTGCAAAATAACAAAGAAACAAGAGTAGATGTGAACTTTACTTTTGAAGTCTCTGCCGGCTATCTTTTTTAAAAGGAGGAAACCATGAAAAGATATATTTCTTTTATTCTTGTATGTTTTTTGGCCATAAGTATAGGCTGGACTGAAAGTGTGGTGACTTCTTTCGAAACAAATACCAACGATCCTACAGTATCAACGAATGGATCCACCCCTCTGTCAGAAACAACCGCAACCGACCAGGAAAACACTCCCTCCTCTTCTCAAGCATCAGAGAACACCAAAATCAACACAGAGGAAACCACCTTTCGCCATATGCTGGGTTTCCATGGGGGGATGTCTTCAGGTGCGGGGCTCTGTTATCGCCAATATGTGGGAAAAGCCTTTAGCTGGCAACTTTCTTTTCTCCCATTTTACACAAGTAGAGACTGGAATGGTAAATCTTCTGGTTTCTTGATTGGAGGCTTTTTTGCTCAATGGTTTCTAAGCGATTTCGCTCATCCTGCCATTTCTCTGGAAGGACGATTTTTTATCTATGCAGGTGCCATAGCAGGATATTTTGTAGAATCAGAGGGTGGAAACGACTATACCCTGGGAGGGGGAGGTGGTATAGGCTTTGAAACGTATGTTCTCAAAAATATTGTCTTTACCACCGCGGTAGGTTATAACACTGGTTTTAATCGCCTCATCCAGCATATCAATAGTTCCATGTTATCGTTTGAAGGGACTATAGGCTATAGATTCTAACATAATAAAAAGAGGCTGTCATCAGACAGCCTCTTTTTTTATTCTTTTGCAAGAAGTTCTTTAAAAGGTTTTCCGTAAACAAAAGCACGGTAACTTTTGGGCAGGTCTACAAATGAAAAATCTCGACGGAGAAGCTTATCTTTGTACTTGGAAACCGGGATATCCTCGTAAATCAATCCTTTCACAATGCCTGCTCGGGTAATATCGTTTACAAAAACCGCTCCCATGATACGATTATCCTTTATGACAAACTTGCGGTACGTCACTCCATCATCATAGAGTTTCTCTAAAATCTCATAGTCGGCGGGATTTTGAGGATTGGTTTCTCCATAGGAAATGGTGTACAGATCCTCAAAGTACAAAGAGTTCATCGGAATAGACCCATCATACTCAAGGGGTTTCCCCACCATTGAAAGCCCGGCAAAATACCCCATCTTGCGAGCCACCGGCCAGATAGCGATAACCATGTTTTCTTTCGTAAGAAAGTTGTACCCTTTGGCCACATCCCCCGCTGCATAAATATCCGGAAGATTGGTTTGCATAAATCGATTTACCTCAATACCACGGTTCACCGTAATACCAGCCTCTTCAGCAAGCTTGGTCTCCGGTGTAACCCCAATAGAGATGTACACAAGATCGGTATCTATCACATCCCCTGTGGAGAGTTTAACCTGACGAACACGATTGTCGCCAAGAATTTCTGTGACACTGGCATTGGTGTAGATCTTTACTCCATGTTTCTGCATCTTCTCTGCCATGAGACGAGAACTTACCGGATCAAGAGCTCGCCCCAAAATAATAGGAGCCAACTCTACCATAGTAACCTCTACCCCAAGATGAACAAGGGCTTCCGTGGCCTTCAGACCAATAAGCCCACCACCGATCACCACTGCTTTCTTTGCACCACGTTTTAATACCTGTTCACGCATGACTTTTGCTTCATCAAGAGTAAAAAAGTGCATTACTCCATCAAGCTCCTTGCCGGGCATGGGAGGACTGATGGGTTTTCCTCCTGTGTTAATGAGGAGATACTCATAGCCTATCTCCTCACCTGAAGCAAGTTTCACTGTCTTGGATTTTGGCTGGATAGCTACCACTTCTGCATTGGTAAGAACCTTAACATTTCGCATTTCACTGTAGGACTTGCCACGGTAAAAGATCCCATCATCATCTATTTTTCCCATGGCGTAGTCTACAATGGCTGGTCTTCCATAAGCCACGTAAGGCTCTTTCGTAAGAGTCATGATAGTACCATCTTTATCATATTGGCGGATAGCCTCTATCATTCCGATAGCTCCCGCTGAATACCCAATCGTGAGATATTTTGCTTTGATCATACGCTTTTCTCCTTAGTCGATGAGGTTAAGGTCTTCACCAGCAACATACTCATGGTAAGAGCCCCGCAGCGGTGTTTCTTTTGGAAGCTTTTCATCCCTGTCCTCAAAAACCAGGGCATCATTGGGACAGGCCTGCACACACGCTGGTCCCTCTGCACGTCCCTCACAAAGATCACACTTGTCTGAGACACGCAAGCCAAGCTCTTTATCTACGCGGGTAGTAATGGAACCCTGAGGACAAGCCATAATACACATCCAGCATCCGATACAGCGTTCCTGATCAACTTTCACCAGTCCTGTATCATCATAGCGCCACATCGCGCCCACGGGACAAGCCTCCACACACTCGGCATGTTCACACATACGACAGTTAGCAGAAAAAGAAAGGGGTCCGCGCATCTGGACTTCTATTTTGGAATTTACCTTGGGCTTTTCCGAAAAAGCCACAAAGATATTTTTCGATTTTGAATGCTCGAGAATACAGGCCACCTCACAAAGGTGACAGGCAACACAGTACTCTTCTCTCGGATAAACTCTTTTCACAGCTTCCTCCTCGATTACATACCAATACCGGCCATTTTCAGACCCAGCACTTCCATTTCTTCTTTGGTCATACCAACAGCCCGGAGTCTTTCTCTATTTCCACGCAAGCTCTCAATGGCATTCAGTCCCATACTTCCGAGAACCTCTTTCATCTCAATCTGCCAGGCACGAAGCATGTTGGAAACACGTTCGGTGGCGATTTCAGGGTTCTGTCGTTTTGCCAGGAAGGGATCGTTGGTGGTAATACCCCATGCACAGCGGCCAGTATGACACTGCTGACACATTGTACACCCAACAGCAATGAGCGCTGCGCTAGCGACATACACAGCATCTGCACCGAGAGCAATAGCCTTGAGCGCATCTGCGGCGCTTCGGATACCTCCCGCAGCCACCAGACCTACGTTTTCACGTATACCCTCCTGACGAAGACGGTCGTCAACGACGGCAATAGCAAGTTCGATGGGGATACCCGTATGCTCACGAACAATGGTTGGTGTGGCACCCGTTCCTCCACGGTACCCATCCACAACAATCACATCGGCCCCTGCCCGGGCAATCCCTGAAGCAATGGCTGCAATATTATGCACGGCAGCCACCTTGACACTTACCGGTTTCTCATAACGGGTAGCCTCCTTGAGGGCATAGATAAGCTGACGAAGATCCTCGATCGAATAAATATCGTGGTGGGGCGCAGGAGAAATAGCATCACTTCCCACCGGAATCATACGCGTCTTAGAGATCTCTTCAAGCACCTTCTCTCCAGGAAGATGTCCACCAATACCTGGTTTTGCTCCCTGCCCAATTTTGATCTCTATCGCTCCACCTGCTTTGAGATACTCCTCGTGAACACCGAAACGCCCTGAGGCTACCTGAACAATGGTATTGGGCCCATACTTGTAGAGACTTCGATGCAGCCCCCCCTCTCCTGTACTCCAGTATGTTCCATAAGCCTGAGCGGTAGCAGCCAAAGCTTTTTGTACATTGAGGTTAATTGAACCAAATGACATTGGACCAAAAATGATGGGAATATCCAGTTTCATAAGAGGAGAAAGTTTTGTTGTAAGTTCTACTTTGTTGGCATCACGAGAGACATTCACCTCTCGCCCACGGTTGCCCATATACGTACGAAGTTCCATCGGTTCACGAAGGGGATCGATAGAAGGGTTGGTCACCTGACAGGCATCAAAAAGCATCCTATCAAAATACACAGGCTGGGTCTGCATATCGTTTCCCATACCGGTAAGACCGATCGCACCACTCTCTGCATTGAGGTAGATATTGCGAATCTCGCGCTTGGACCAGTAACCATGAGAACGAAAAGCGCTTGGATTTGGCTGAATAGAAATCGCATCCGTAGGACAATAGGCCTCACATCGATGACATCCCACACATTTACTGTGAATAGAATCTATTCTCTCCCGATCAGGATCCCAAAAGTTTGCCTCAAAGGAACACTGGGTCACACAACCCTGACATTTGATACAACGGTCCTGATCGCGAACAACACGAAAATCGTAGAAATTCGTAACAATTGGCTGATAAAGCATGCTTTTCCTCCTCTGCCTTAACGATCACGGACAGATCGAGTATAGGGATACCCGTTGTCCTCGTATGATGAAGGCACCAGCTGTTTTCGATTCGTGAGCGTATGCCACCCTGGTACATAGTGTTTTCCATAGGGACGCTTACTCACCGGAATGAGTTTGGTAAACGGCACCTTGAGAATCTCTTTCATATCATAGCCAAACTCTCTACAAAAGTTTTCAAGAAGAGGTTTCAGGATCTTCTCATCCTCACTGTCAATATCAAAAGGCTTAGCCTCTTTCCCCAGGGTTGAGGGATCGACTTTACCCCGGATATAAATGCGTCCACCATGCATACCCGTAGAGAGATAATCTCCTGTAAGAGCATCACCCCTGGATGTGTTCAAGCCGAGAAGAACAAGCACCCCTCCGGCCATATACTCGCCAAAAAAGTCTCCCGCACACCCACCAATAACCGCCTTGGGAATAAAGTCCATATACTCCTTCATGTGAATACCCACACGATAACCAACATCGCCTTTGATATAGACCTCTCCACCCCGCATCCCATAAAAAAGCACATCCCCGGCATCACCATGAATAAAGATTTTTCCGGCATTCATCGTATTTCCAACACCATCCTGAGCATTTCCATACACACGAATAGTGGGACCATTCATAAAAGCAGCGAGATCATTTCCCGGTGTGCCATGCACTTCGATAAGAATATCCTCCCCTCGAAGACCATCACCAATGAAACGCTGCCCCAAAACATTGTCAATACGAATGTGCTTTTCGCCATTCTGTACTGCCTCATAGACAAGGGTGTTGAGTTCCCTGTAGTGGAGATTTTTTGCATCTATAACTTTCATGGTTTTCTCCTTATTCTTCGTAGCCTTTGAGAAAAGCAAACACAGGTTCACCCGCTCGTGGATGCCAGATGCGATCGAGATCGGGTTGAATCAACCGGATGGAAGCCTCTTCACTGGATACATAGACTGAATCTCCTTTGTACCCAACCACCATCGGTCTCAATTTACCACGGTCTGCAATAGCCATAAATCCCCCCTCAAACCCAATGATAAAAGCAAAAGGACCATTGAAAAGGAGACCTCCATAAGAAGACCGCAACCGAATATGAAGATCACGTTCCTCAGGAGAAAGCTTATCAATATCCTTCCAAAACTTTGAGGCAAACACCGATGCCACAGCCTTCCAGGGAAGTTTATGTCGGCGCCGGAGAAGATCAACACCATACGCCACAACCTCGGTATCTGTTCTCATCGAACACTCGTACCCAAAACTTTCAAGATAACGGCGATTGATACCATACGAAGAAATCTCTCCATTATGAACCACCGAGTAATTCAACATTGTGAAGGGATGGGCCCCTCCCCACCATCCAGGGGTATTTGTCGGGAAGCGACTATGCGCTATCCACGTGTGCGCCTTGTATTCATCGAGGCGAAAGAAATCCCCAATATCATGGGCTTCTCCTACTCCCTTAAAAGCACCCATGTTCTTTCCACTTGAGAGAACAAAAGCCCCGTTGATATACTTATTGATAGCAATAACCTTCTCTCGCACATAATCATCCGCTTCTTTGAACTGAAGATAGGTTTCAGGTATCTTACAGAAATAACGGTAGAAGAGAGGGGGATTGGTGATGTTCTTGTTGGGTCTGGTAGGGATCTGTTCCTCCAGATCAATGGCAAAAGAAGACTTGATAAAACTCTCCGTCTCCTTGCGAGCCTCATTGTTGTCGTACATCATGTGCAGGGCATAGTGATCCTTGTAGGATTCATACAGCCCGTACACAGCGAAGCCGCCACCAAGTCCATTTCCGCGCTCCCTCATGTGCTCAATAGCACGGATAATATTGTTTCCATCCTCCTTGCGTCCATCGCGGTGAATAAACCCGATGAGTCCACAACCGGATGTGTCTTTTTCCCCATAGGGGATGACGTCCTCATAGGTATAGGGCATATTTTCTCTCCTTACCTTCTGAAAATGAAAGGGCATACAGGATAAAGGGAAAAAGCAAATATTGCAAATTTTTTCCTATTGTTTCTACAAAAAAGAACGTCTAGAGTGTATACTTCATTGTGTGTGATAGACAAAAGATAATCACATGTGTGATAATTAAATAATAAAACCATCACAGGAGGCAAGATATGACTACCACGAAGAATATAGAGCTATTCACACCAAATTTGGCGAGCTTACAGCCATACGTGTTCCAAAAACTTGGAAAGCCGCAGCTGAGAAATATCTTTACCCGTTATTAAGGTGTCAAAATGAGAAGTTTTTGAAAAGAATGTTAAAAAAATTGGGAGTACTATTTTCAGCTTTACTATGAGCAACACTCATGCATAAGAGAAAATATTCACAAGGAGGTTACCGTATGACCAGACACAATTTTCTTGACACAATGAGAACACCATAATACAAGAATAAGTTTTATATGTAACCAGAGAGACGAAAAATAGGGAAAACGCAAAAGACCTGATCTCTTCCTTTGCACCAACACCTACGCAGAGAAAATTTTTCACATAAGGGAAGCCGGAGTATCCCTAAACCCCAAACTTCCCTCGTTGTCACACACGTCAGCACTCAAAATAGCGACAAGACACTCCTTTATTTATCAAGAAGATGTTCATCCCAGAGTTCATTCAGATTGTCTGGATAAAGCTCGAGAACCTTCTTGTAGAGTTTTTCCATACGGTTGACATGGTTCTCGGCACTGAACTTCGAGGAAATACGAAGCGCCTCTTCAGAGAAAAGCTTCAGCTTTTTTTCATCCGTGATGAGGTCTTCAACTATCGCGGTCATGGCTTCGTCGGTATCCGCCATATAGCCGTTTTTCCCTTCTTCAATGAGATCGAGATAGCTATCGTCTCTTCGGGCAACAGAGGGAACACCACAGATCGCAGCCTCAATAAGGGTCATAGGGTGAACCTCCGAAAGCGAAGCTGTCACAAAAAGATTCGCGATAGAGTACAGGCGGTACACCTCCTTCCAGTCAACAAAACCGGTAAAAA
This sequence is a window from Thermospira aquatica. Protein-coding genes within it:
- a CDS encoding transposase, producing the protein MALGLVTDTMGFIRYSHIYEGNIRDSKTLKKTIKDMEERYPSEGHCPVIVIDAGIATEENLRMLRSKRGTMYVYPLRR
- a CDS encoding NAD(P)/FAD-dependent oxidoreductase, which encodes MIKAKYLTIGYSAGAIGMIEAIRQYDKDGTIMTLTKEPYVAYGRPAIVDYAMGKIDDDGIFYRGKSYSEMRNVKVLTNAEVVAIQPKSKTVKLASGEEIGYEYLLINTGGKPISPPMPGKELDGVMHFFTLDEAKVMREQVLKRGAKKAVVIGGGLIGLKATEALVHLGVEVTMVELAPIILGRALDPVSSRLMAEKMQKHGVKIYTNASVTEILGDNRVRQVKLSTGDVIDTDLVYISIGVTPETKLAEEAGITVNRGIEVNRFMQTNLPDIYAAGDVAKGYNFLTKENMVIAIWPVARKMGYFAGLSMVGKPLEYDGSIPMNSLYFEDLYTISYGETNPQNPADYEILEKLYDDGVTYRKFVIKDNRIMGAVFVNDITRAGIVKGLIYEDIPVSKYKDKLLRRDFSFVDLPKSYRAFVYGKPFKELLAKE
- a CDS encoding 4Fe-4S dicluster domain-containing protein; this encodes MKRVYPREEYCVACHLCEVACILEHSKSKNIFVAFSEKPKVNSKIEVQMRGPLSFSANCRMCEHAECVEACPVGAMWRYDDTGLVKVDQERCIGCWMCIMACPQGSITTRVDKELGLRVSDKCDLCEGRAEGPACVQACPNDALVFEDRDEKLPKETPLRGSYHEYVAGEDLNLID
- a CDS encoding glutamate synthase-related protein, whose product is MLYQPIVTNFYDFRVVRDQDRCIKCQGCVTQCSFEANFWDPDRERIDSIHSKCVGCHRCEAYCPTDAISIQPNPSAFRSHGYWSKREIRNIYLNAESGAIGLTGMGNDMQTQPVYFDRMLFDACQVTNPSIDPLREPMELRTYMGNRGREVNVSRDANKVELTTKLSPLMKLDIPIIFGPMSFGSINLNVQKALAATAQAYGTYWSTGEGGLHRSLYKYGPNTIVQVASGRFGVHEEYLKAGGAIEIKIGQGAKPGIGGHLPGEKVLEEISKTRMIPVGSDAISPAPHHDIYSIEDLRQLIYALKEATRYEKPVSVKVAAVHNIAAIASGIARAGADVIVVDGYRGGTGATPTIVREHTGIPIELAIAVVDDRLRQEGIRENVGLVAAGGIRSAADALKAIALGADAVYVASAALIAVGCTMCQQCHTGRCAWGITTNDPFLAKRQNPEIATERVSNMLRAWQIEMKEVLGSMGLNAIESLRGNRERLRAVGMTKEEMEVLGLKMAGIGM
- a CDS encoding GltB/FmdC/FwdC-like GXGXG domain-containing protein → MKVIDAKNLHYRELNTLVYEAVQNGEKHIRIDNVLGQRFIGDGLRGEDILIEVHGTPGNDLAAFMNGPTIRVYGNAQDGVGNTMNAGKIFIHGDAGDVLFYGMRGGEVYIKGDVGYRVGIHMKEYMDFIPKAVIGGCAGDFFGEYMAGGVLVLLGLNTSRGDALTGDYLSTGMHGGRIYIRGKVDPSTLGKEAKPFDIDSEDEKILKPLLENFCREFGYDMKEILKVPFTKLIPVSKRPYGKHYVPGWHTLTNRKQLVPSSYEDNGYPYTRSVRDR
- a CDS encoding class II glutamine amidotransferase, which produces MPYTYEDVIPYGEKDTSGCGLIGFIHRDGRKEDGNNIIRAIEHMRERGNGLGGGFAVYGLYESYKDHYALHMMYDNNEARKETESFIKSSFAIDLEEQIPTRPNKNITNPPLFYRYFCKIPETYLQFKEADDYVREKVIAINKYINGAFVLSSGKNMGAFKGVGEAHDIGDFFRLDEYKAHTWIAHSRFPTNTPGWWGGAHPFTMLNYSVVHNGEISSYGINRRYLESFGYECSMRTDTEVVAYGVDLLRRRHKLPWKAVASVFASKFWKDIDKLSPEERDLHIRLRSSYGGLLFNGPFAFIIGFEGGFMAIADRGKLRPMVVGYKGDSVYVSSEEASIRLIQPDLDRIWHPRAGEPVFAFLKGYEE